The Methanomassiliicoccales archaeon DNA segment GTTGACCAGCAGGTCGCAGCGGGCCAGTTCGTCCTGGCGCAGACCGGTATCCTCTGGCCCGAAGACCACGGCCACCTTCTCCTCCACGCCATCCAAGTGTTCGGCGAACTCCCTTGGGGTCAGCGGTATGCGGATGTAGTGCTTCTCCCCGGCGGTGACTATGCCGCTGGTGCCGACAATGTGGAAGCAGTCGGCCACCGCTTCATCGAAGCTGCCGACCACCTGCGCCTCCTTGAGGATGTAACCGGCGTGCTTGGCCCTCTTGAAGGCCTCGTCCGTCAGCTCGCAGGGGTTGACCATGCACAGCTCGGTGAACCCGAAATTGGCCATGGACCTGGCCACCGCTCCGACGTTCCCGTCGACTTGCGGCTCCACCAGAACGACCTTGACCTGCGGCATGAGGACCGGGACAGCCTGCGCCTTTATTTAATTATTTTTTCCGCACTGCAAAGCATTTAGTCCCCGGCCCAGATATACTGGGCATGAGCGGCCGGGTGGCGGTGAAGTTCGCCTACGATGGCACCAGGTTCATGGGCTCCCAGAGGCAGCCATGCGAGCGCACCGCCGAGAGCGAGCTCCTGAACGCGCTGGGCAAGATTGGCGCGATCCGCTCAGCAGAGGAGGACCGCTTCCGCGTGGCCAGCCGGACCGATCGTGGGGTTAGCGCCCTAGGGAACGTCTTCGCCGTCAACACCGATTTCCGCCGGCAGGAGCTTCTGGCAGCTCTCAATGCCAAGTGCCAGGAGGTCTACTGTTACGCGCTAGCTGAGGTGCCTGACAATTTTTCCCCTCGCCGGGCCAAGGGCCGCTGGTATCGCTACCATCTGCCGTACCGGAAGCAGAACATAGGACTGATGGAAAAATGCGCCAAGGGGCTCCAGGGGGAGCACGAGTTCCAACAGTTCTGTAAGCCCGATGGAAAGGTGACGTTGCGCACCCTGGAATCGGTGGAGGTGCGTTTAGATGACGAGATGATCGTCATCGACCTCCGGGCCCGGGAGTTCCTGCGCAACATGGTGCGGAGGATCGTCTCCGCGATGGACCAGGTGGGGCAGGGGCGCGCTTCGTTGAACGACCTACAAGAGGCCTTGCAGGGCCACGGCCGATCGCTCGGGCTGGCCGCACCGGAAGGACTGTTCCTGATGGACGTGGAATACGACCTGGATTGGACGTTCGGCCCCACCGGTCCGATGCGCGAGAAGGTCATAGAGGAGAGGGACCTGACCTGGACCAGGTACAGGTTCAATACGGATCTGCTCGAGATGGCAGAGCTGGCCCGACCTTCCCCGGGAAAATGATATTTAACCCTGACGATAGCATGCTCAGCCCCCGTTCATATAGTGCCGCGCCGCTCCTTGCGTTGTCCTTGGGGAAGGGAGAAGGTCCGCGGGACACGAGGGGGCTGTCAAGACCCCCTCGACATCATATTTTGTATCAGACACGCTATTGACC contains these protein-coding regions:
- a CDS encoding RNA methyltransferase, giving the protein MPQVKVVLVEPQVDGNVGAVARSMANFGFTELCMVNPCELTDEAFKRAKHAGYILKEAQVVGSFDEAVADCFHIVGTSGIVTAGEKHYIRIPLTPREFAEHLDGVEEKVAVVFGPEDTGLRQDELARCDLLVNIPSHEDYPVLNLSHAATIVLYELYQKQVHVGSPKKASEHEREKLQEFFDELLDAIDYPDFRRERTSIMFKRMMGRAMPSRWEFHTIMGVFGDAAKKIKKK
- the truA gene encoding tRNA pseudouridine(38-40) synthase TruA → MSGRVAVKFAYDGTRFMGSQRQPCERTAESELLNALGKIGAIRSAEEDRFRVASRTDRGVSALGNVFAVNTDFRRQELLAALNAKCQEVYCYALAEVPDNFSPRRAKGRWYRYHLPYRKQNIGLMEKCAKGLQGEHEFQQFCKPDGKVTLRTLESVEVRLDDEMIVIDLRAREFLRNMVRRIVSAMDQVGQGRASLNDLQEALQGHGRSLGLAAPEGLFLMDVEYDLDWTFGPTGPMREKVIEERDLTWTRYRFNTDLLEMAELARPSPGK